A stretch of DNA from Triticum urartu cultivar G1812 unplaced genomic scaffold, Tu2.1 TuUngrouped_contig_4472, whole genome shotgun sequence:
GTGCTCGTGCACCTCCTCATGGTCTTGGACTGGTACAACGGCGGTGGTGTGATCGGCGGTAGCGCGTCGTCGGTGCCAGCGACATGGTCGATGGGGCGCTTGGGCGTGCCGGGCTTGGTCTCCCAGACGAACGGCACGGTGCCGGCGCCGAGGCTGTAGTACACCCTGAAGGACGCCCCGGCGGCCGCGACGCTCCCTCGAGAGGATCCTTGAGCTAAACTGCTTGTCATCCCTTCCTGCATACTCGAGCTCATGAAAGGAGGGCAAAGATCTGCCAAGTAGACGACAAAAGTGTGCGTACTGCGTTTGCGTGGCAAAACACGCACGTACTACACAATTGGTGGTGTTTGTGAGTGAGCAGTAGCGCTAGCGCATGAATATATAGTCCGTTTCTTGTCTCGACCGGGTCGGCTTGAGGTTGAAGAATACTGGTAGTACGTGTGTTCTGGTGAGGGAGGACAATCAACTGTAGTTATGTAGTGTCATCTCAACAGTGCGTTGCGATAGAAATATTCTTTTCTCGAgggcatggattggctatccTAGCATGGAGTTGTCCCTGTAATACTAAATGAAATGGAAGGCTAAAGTTGAAGATGCGTTGGCGTCCTCGCGGCGGAATAGCTTGCAATCTGCATGGTGTCTGTCTCTACTCTTTAACCATTTTGTACGCTATGATCTGCCTTGAGTAGGGAAGCCGTCGGTACATCGACACGTATGCGTGTGAAAACTGTAGGGTCGGTAGGTGGGTCTGTTTGTGCGAAAACTTAGAGAAGGTGCAAACACACGAGTTGAACTTGTAAAACAGTGTTGGATTTGGATAGCCATCAACATTGGCTAGTTTGCTTTATGTGCAGGAGATGGCACGCTCTTACCAAACCCGTTGAAAGAGTAGTTTGTTCCAAGTCTGCATGGCCGGATTTCTCGAGTGCGCAAATCGGGTTCTCCACTTGATGCTCTACCTTTTGCCCCTAATGTCAGGCCTAGTACCCTCTGAAGATAACTGAAGAAGAGACAGAACAACAGCGACACCTCAAGGTTCAGTAATCGGACAGTCCAGAATGCATCTATCTAAAGCAACGAACGGTTGATTGGATAGAAATAGAATTACGTAAGGCTGTGTTCTAAATCAGTTCATTTACTTTTTTAAAATAGTTTGGATTGCTTACCACATTTGTCATGTGGTTTTTTCGTTTACTTTTAGCACACTGATTTAGTTCACTTATAACAGACTATATAGACGTGTTGGTGATACATGGGATAACTGATGCTGCAACACTAGAAGCTATTGCATGCAGAGAAGGTCTAGCACTTGCGCAAGATTTACTACTGAATGATTTTGTCATAGCATCGGACTCCAAGCAAGTAGTTAATGATATCAAGACAGCAAGCAATGGAAGATACGGAGCAATCATATCGAAGATCAGGAATCTTTTATTAGTCTTCAATTGTAATATTACTTTCGAAGGCAGAGCCTCTAATAGCGATGTTGATAGGTTAGCCAAGTTTGCACATTCTTTGGATCAGGGTAGGCACTTGTGGCTTTTGGAACCCCATGATCTTTTTTGTATCCCACTTAATGTGGTCTATGAGCAATAAAAACTTGGTTAACCCCTCAAAAAAAAGTTGGGAATGAAAAATAAACAAATCAGATGCCAAATTAGAATAACTagtacaaatgcccgtgcgttgcaccgggcGATAAAAAAGGGCCACAACCTGCTTCATATGTCATTTTGCACCATTTTTTATATCCAAATTTAATAAAGGTTGATAATAATGTTGAACATGGAAATTTCCTTATTTTTAATAAAAGTTAATGTTTTCATTGAAAATGTAACACCTTTTGAAGAATAGTTCCAATTTTTATGAAAATTGGAACATTTCTCTATAAATTAACTTTTTAACAGATGTTTTTTTAAAGAATGTTTTTCTATTGTACATTTTGAAATGATTTTTTTGGTAAAAAGTGATTTTGGGGGAAATATTTATAGATAGTTGGTTGTTTGGTTGGGAAGAATTTTCTTTTAACTATTTGGGCTTTGCACCATGGAGAAGGACCCATGAACTCATCTTCCTACCCCCAGGAAGGGCACTTCCTTATCTTTTCCTATTCTCTAGTACTTCCTTGTGCGCCGCTGCCGCCGCGTAGACGAGTCACATAGGGTGAGACGTGGTTTGCCGTCCGAGGCCGTCGCTGCCACCGGCGATGAGGCAAGAGCTATTACGGGTAGCACCA
This window harbors:
- the LOC125527882 gene encoding uncharacterized protein LOC125527882, with the protein product MSSSMQEGMTSSLAQGSSRGSVAAAGASFRVYYSLGAGTVPFVWETKPGTPKRPIDHVAGTDDALPPITPPPLYQSKTMRRCTSTRRSSSCWPPRMTSWLNIRTRRRRPIATPGFHQTAASMINGYGSGVPSLGASEPGMDN